The stretch of DNA ACAACGTCTGCCGCCACCGTGGCTCGCGTCTGTGCACCAGTGAAAAAGGCAAGGTCGCCAAACTGGTCTGCCACTACCACCAGTGGACGTACGAGCTGGACGGTCGCCTGCTGTTCGCCGGCACCGAAATGGGTGCCGACTTCGACATGAAGCAGTACGGCCTGAAACCGGTGCACGTGAAGACCGCCGGCGGCTACATCTTCATCAGCCTGGCCGAGAACCCGCCGGCCATCGATGACTTCCTGTCGACGCTGAACCACTACATGGAACCGTACGACATGGAGAACACCAAGGTGGCGATCACCACCACCTTGATGGAAAAGGCCAACTGGAAACTGGTGCTGGAAAACAACCGCGAGTGCTACCACTGCAACGCGTCGCACCCGGAACTGCTGAAAACCCTGCTGGAATGGGACGACGTCACCGACCCGCGCGCCGATCAGGCGTTCAAGGATCACGTCGCCGCCTCCGCCGCCGCCTGGGAAGCCGAGAAGATCCCTTACGCCCACGCCAGTTTCGGCCTGCGTAACCGTATCGTGCGCATGCCGCTGCTCAAGGGCACCGTGTCGATGACCCTCGACGGCAAACAGGGCTGCGCGAAACTGATGGGCCGCATTAAAAACCCGGATCTGGGTTCGATGCGCATCCTGCACCTGCCGCACTCGTGGAACCACTGCATGGGCGACCACATCATCGTCTTCACCGTGTGGCCGATCAGCGCCCAGGAAACCATGGTCACCACCAAATGGCTGGTGCACAAGGACGCGGTCGAAGGTGTGGACTACGACGTCGAACGCATGCGCCAGGTATGGGACGCGACCAACGATCAGGACCGTCGACTGGCTGAAGAAAACCAGCGCGGGATCAACTCGACGGCTTACCAGCCTGGGCCGTACTCCAAGACCTATGAATTTGGCGTGGTCAACTTCGTCGATTGGTACAGCGAGCGCTTGCTGAGCAACCTTGGCGCCGAGCCTGCGCCGTACCTCAAAGGTGTGCCTGTCCAAGGCTGATGTCTTCTGCTTGATCGTTCCCACGCTCTGCGTGGGAATGCCTCAACGGACGCTCCGCGTTCGGCCTTTGGGACGCAGAGCGTCCCGGGCTGCATTCCCACGCGGAGCGTGGGAACGATCATCACAGCATCACTTCGATGACCACCTCACCGAGCCATCCTCGCCAATAAACTCCTCAAATATCTCCTCCCCCACCAACCGGATCTTCGCGTACCCGTTCAACACCCGCAGCGGATACTCCGGATCCTTCGCATCCAGCGTCTCCGACCACAACACCCGCGAATGCCCGTCCAGCTCGCTGGCATTGCCATAGGGAATCGCCCCGTGCCCGGCACAGCGCGCATGCAGGCCGCCCTGTTGCGCATAGACGATGCCGTTGTGCAGATGCCCCCAATACCAGTAATCCGGCTCGCGCCCCAACGCATCACACACCGGTTGATACAGCGCGGTCTTGTTGTGCCCGGTGATATCGAAGCCCTGATGGTGGCTGAGCACCATGATTTTCTTGCGTTTCGGCAGGCCTTTCATCCACGCGATCTGCGGCTCGTTCAAGGTGCCGTCCATGTACAGGTTCATCACATCAGAGGCGTACGCCGAGTCCAGCCCGACTATCAGCCAGTCATCGTTGATCAAGGCAAAATAACTGGTGCCCTGCTGCCCCGGAAAACGCGCGGCCAGTTCTTTGAAATAGCCGTGGGCGCCGCTGTACATCTCATGGTTTGAATTGAGCGTGAACGAGCCGTGACTGCCCATCGGCCAGCCGGCCATGTCGACGTCCTCCTGCGAGTGGCTGCCGGCGTAATACACGTCGCCCAGATGAATGGTGAAATCTGCCTGCGCCAGTTGCATCTGGTTGGCGACTGACACCGCCGGCGCGTGGCTGTCGAACGGCCCGGTGCCCCAGTCGCCGGCAATCGCCAGGGTCACGTCGCGATCCATCTGCACCACGGCCGGGTCAGTGCCGAAGGTCGCGTGATGACGCAGGTTCTCGATCCATTTGAGCAGCGCCTCGCTCCACAGCAGATCGAGCAACTCCCACTTGCGACAGCCGAGCAGGCTGCCGTCCTGCAGCACCCGGGTCGCCAGTTGATCCGGAGATTGCGGCAACGGCGTGGCATTGCCGATACGCAGGATCGACAAGCCGTGGGACAGCTCCCAAGGCA from Pseudomonas sp. P8_229 encodes:
- the gbcA gene encoding glycine-betaine demethylase subunit GbcA yields the protein MDVTAKISLGDPLEPARKATAQMLQERERTFSLPQPFYSDERLFDIDMQEIFQKEWLIAGMTCEIPAKGNYLTLQIGKNPIIVIRGAEGVVHAFHNVCRHRGSRLCTSEKGKVAKLVCHYHQWTYELDGRLLFAGTEMGADFDMKQYGLKPVHVKTAGGYIFISLAENPPAIDDFLSTLNHYMEPYDMENTKVAITTTLMEKANWKLVLENNRECYHCNASHPELLKTLLEWDDVTDPRADQAFKDHVAASAAAWEAEKIPYAHASFGLRNRIVRMPLLKGTVSMTLDGKQGCAKLMGRIKNPDLGSMRILHLPHSWNHCMGDHIIVFTVWPISAQETMVTTKWLVHKDAVEGVDYDVERMRQVWDATNDQDRRLAEENQRGINSTAYQPGPYSKTYEFGVVNFVDWYSERLLSNLGAEPAPYLKGVPVQG
- a CDS encoding metallophosphoesterase, producing the protein MSLVSHWEHEYDKVKLRIHGLFTRMEMAWMKLISELEPDEFQAIIKLLQRGHDQAQYVLKHGELPDDEPAVPWELSHGLSILRIGNATPLPQSPDQLATRVLQDGSLLGCRKWELLDLLWSEALLKWIENLRHHATFGTDPAVVQMDRDVTLAIAGDWGTGPFDSHAPAVSVANQMQLAQADFTIHLGDVYYAGSHSQEDVDMAGWPMGSHGSFTLNSNHEMYSGAHGYFKELAARFPGQQGTSYFALINDDWLIVGLDSAYASDVMNLYMDGTLNEPQIAWMKGLPKRKKIMVLSHHQGFDITGHNKTALYQPVCDALGREPDYWYWGHLHNGIVYAQQGGLHARCAGHGAIPYGNASELDGHSRVLWSETLDAKDPEYPLRVLNGYAKIRLVGEEIFEEFIGEDGSVRWSSK